One genomic segment of Trichococcus shcherbakoviae includes these proteins:
- the cas2 gene encoding CRISPR-associated endonuclease Cas2, translating to MMGETQYLMVVAFDISDNKKRRKITKFLLARGTRVQRSVFECKGNHAFRKKLMDYFSDFYDDGDNIRMYTLPVDAEVISQGEIMEDELEDFYIL from the coding sequence ATGATGGGGGAAACACAGTATCTGATGGTGGTTGCGTTCGATATTTCTGATAACAAAAAGAGAAGGAAAATCACAAAGTTTCTATTAGCCAGAGGCACGAGGGTCCAGAGGTCTGTCTTTGAATGCAAGGGAAATCATGCGTTCAGGAAAAAATTGATGGATTATTTTTCGGATTTTTATGACGACGGAGATAATATCCGGATGTACACCTTGCCAGTTGATGCTGAAGTAATCAGCCAAGGGGAAATCATGGAGGATGAACTGGAAGATTTCTATATCCTCTGA
- the cas1 gene encoding CRISPR-associated endonuclease Cas1: MSTVYVINDCGKCGYQNGRLVVEVPEKRTEIPFEKVSGMLIIGNIQLSTQLMKACLKKGVVATFLSKYGEFYGKLQSTKHQHIERQRKQFMLSEEDDFSLALSKRFVKGKLNNQQVLLRRIFRDADNPTDASSDIMCNMGIYRDKIDEAHTIDELRGYEGIAARTYFDGISSSLSEEFRFNGRNRMPPKDPVNSLLSFGYTILMYEIYAAIEQNGLHPFCGFYHSDSLHHPTLASDLTEEWRPVIVDSLVLSLLHSKNLTMEHFYTVADKDGVYITDEGIKIFVQGFEHKMTTNTVYQENTGITYREALEKQAGDLWQAMREMSPETYKPFLLR, from the coding sequence ATGAGTACTGTATATGTGATAAATGATTGCGGCAAATGCGGGTATCAAAACGGTAGATTGGTTGTTGAAGTGCCAGAAAAAAGAACGGAAATTCCATTTGAGAAGGTTTCGGGCATGCTTATTATCGGGAATATCCAATTATCCACGCAATTGATGAAGGCATGCTTAAAGAAGGGAGTGGTTGCCACCTTCCTGTCGAAGTATGGCGAATTTTACGGAAAATTGCAGTCCACCAAGCATCAGCACATCGAACGGCAGCGGAAGCAGTTCATGCTGTCGGAGGAGGATGATTTTTCTTTGGCCTTGAGCAAGCGCTTTGTGAAAGGCAAACTAAATAATCAGCAAGTTCTCTTGAGAAGAATTTTCCGCGATGCTGATAATCCAACCGATGCAAGCAGCGACATTATGTGCAACATGGGGATTTATCGGGATAAAATTGATGAAGCCCACACGATAGATGAATTACGTGGTTATGAAGGCATAGCGGCCAGAACGTACTTCGATGGCATAAGCAGCTCATTATCCGAGGAATTCCGTTTTAATGGCCGTAATCGTATGCCGCCAAAAGATCCGGTCAATAGCCTATTGAGTTTTGGTTATACGATCCTGATGTATGAAATCTATGCGGCCATAGAACAAAATGGGCTGCATCCGTTTTGCGGTTTTTACCACAGTGACTCTTTGCACCACCCGACGCTGGCAAGCGACCTGACGGAAGAGTGGCGACCCGTCATAGTGGACAGTCTCGTGCTCTCGCTGCTGCACAGTAAGAATCTAACGATGGAACATTTCTATACGGTTGCAGATAAAGATGGGGTTTACATCACAGACGAAGGAATCAAAATATTTGTACAGGGGTTCGAGCATAAGATGACCACCAATACCGTATATCAGGAAAATACCGGCATCACGTATCGGGAAGCATTGGAAAAGCAAGCGGGTGATCTGTGGCAAGCGATGCGGGAAATGTCTCCGGAAACCTATAAGCCATTCCTGTTGAGGTAG